Proteins encoded by one window of Prevotella nigrescens:
- a CDS encoding radical SAM protein, with amino-acid sequence MQEVKAPIIGIDSHRLTTDGEGVTTLVAFHGCPLYCKYCLNPQCLSPDGVLRTITPSELYSEVEIDDLYFVATGGGICFGGGEPLLRSEFIVEFAKIMNPEWSIILETSLNVPLKQLEMVAPLVREFIVDVKDMDEQTYKAYTMQSNKVVAHNLKWLVENGYAEKTLVRLPLIPYYNTEIAQDESKQRVEDMGFHRFDKFRYSVKHVCNEQCSNSIGA; translated from the coding sequence ATGCAAGAAGTAAAGGCACCCATAATCGGCATCGATAGCCACCGTTTAACCACCGATGGTGAGGGCGTAACTACTCTTGTGGCTTTCCACGGCTGTCCGTTGTATTGCAAATACTGTTTAAATCCGCAATGCTTGTCGCCCGATGGTGTGTTGAGAACCATTACACCGAGCGAACTTTACAGCGAGGTGGAGATAGACGACCTTTATTTCGTGGCAACTGGTGGAGGCATTTGCTTTGGTGGTGGCGAGCCTTTATTGCGCAGCGAGTTCATCGTTGAGTTTGCAAAAATAATGAATCCCGAGTGGAGCATCATATTGGAAACATCGTTGAACGTGCCTTTGAAGCAGTTGGAAATGGTTGCACCGCTTGTCAGGGAATTCATTGTCGATGTCAAAGATATGGACGAACAAACCTACAAAGCCTACACCATGCAAAGCAACAAGGTTGTAGCACACAACTTAAAGTGGCTTGTAGAAAACGGATATGCAGAGAAAACACTCGTTCGTTTACCCCTTATACCTTATTATAATACGGAGATTGCACAAGACGAAAGCAAACAACGAGTAGAAGATATGGGCTTCCATCGTTTCGATAAGTTTAGGTATAGCGTGAAACATGTGTGCAACGAACAATGCAGCAACAGCATAGGGGCATGA
- a CDS encoding carboxypeptidase-like regulatory domain-containing protein, translating to MNKGKSTCKFLKDIRRRIADANGIRYAPKECNYEGECKGTCPACEAEVRYLEGELKRKQRNGFAVKVGGVAAGLCVMVVPIQDVAHNIKQDNFKKPVPQVNALDSIAVKDLSDGAEDAIVVRARLIFDDDKEPIPGASVILQGTTKGTISDIDGYFAVKVPRETNLKISFVGCKDKMVKAKDLLDARNRTVALENDELVMQGEMPAVGGITTSPRDDVYNRTTPKYTSHKKKCKK from the coding sequence ATGAATAAAGGTAAATCAACTTGTAAGTTTTTGAAAGATATTCGCCGGAGAATTGCCGATGCAAACGGTATTCGTTACGCTCCGAAAGAGTGCAATTATGAAGGCGAATGCAAGGGAACGTGCCCTGCATGCGAAGCAGAAGTGCGCTATTTAGAGGGTGAACTCAAACGAAAGCAACGCAATGGCTTTGCCGTAAAGGTGGGCGGAGTTGCAGCTGGCTTGTGTGTAATGGTTGTTCCTATACAAGATGTGGCTCATAACATAAAACAAGACAATTTTAAAAAGCCTGTTCCGCAAGTTAATGCTTTAGACAGTATTGCTGTAAAAGACCTTTCTGACGGAGCAGAAGATGCAATTGTGGTGCGTGCCCGTTTGATATTTGATGATGATAAAGAACCTATACCAGGAGCTTCAGTAATTCTTCAGGGCACAACCAAAGGGACGATAAGCGACATAGATGGTTATTTTGCAGTGAAAGTGCCTCGAGAAACAAATTTGAAAATATCGTTTGTTGGGTGTAAAGACAAGATGGTTAAGGCAAAAGACCTATTAGACGCGAGAAATAGAACCGTAGCTTTAGAAAACGATGAACTCGTTATGCAAGGCGAAATGCCCGCTGTAGGCGGAATAACAACAAGTCCACGCGATGATGTTTATAACCGTACAACACCCAAATACACGTCGCACAAGAAGAAATGCAAGAAGTAA
- the clpB gene encoding ATP-dependent chaperone ClpB has protein sequence MTLDKFTIKAQEAIQAAIDLASRNGQQVIEPLHILAGIMEKGKDVVNYLFHKSGINLQIVESAVQSEITHLPKVSGGEPYLSPDANKVIQTTMDESQKMGDEFVSIEPLLLALLKVNSSASRILKDAGCTEEIMRAAIKELRQGSKVQNQSGDENYQALSKYARNLVEYARSGKLDPVIGRDEEIRRVLQILSRRTKNNPILIGEPGTGKTAIVEGLAERIVRGDVPENLKDKQLYSLDMGALVAGAKYKGEFEERLKGVVKEVTNAEGNIILFIDEIHTLVGAGGGEGAMDAANILKPALARGELRAIGATTLNEYQKYFEKDKALERRFQTVMVDEPSEIDAISILRGLKERYENHHKVRIQDDACIAAVKLSERYISDRFLPDKAIDLMDEAAAKLRMERDSVPEELDEITRRLKQLEIEREAIKRENDTDKIAQLDKEIAELKDQETSFKAKWEGEKNLVNKIQQDKEEIEHLKFEADRAEREGNYERVAEIRYSRLKALEDDIKNIQKQLQATQGGEAMIREEVTAEDIAEVVSRWTGIPVTRMLQSERDKLLHLEEELHKRVIGQDEAISAVANAVRRSRAGLQDPKKPIASFIFLGTTGTGKTELAKALAEYLFNDETMMTRIDMSEYQEKFSVSRLIGAPPGYVGYDEGGQLTEAVRRKPYSVVLFDEIEKAHPDVFNILLQVLDDGRLTDNKGRVVNFKNTIIIMTSNLGSQYIQQEFAKLTDNNRQEIIDNARNTVMDMLKQTIRPEFLNRIDETIMFLPLTQSEIAQIVTLQLKRVEAMLAPQGFTLKWTDSAVDYLTKVGYDPEFGARPVKRAIQHYVLNDLSKAILAETVSREKPVIIDDFGEGLVFHN, from the coding sequence ATGACATTAGACAAATTTACAATTAAAGCACAAGAGGCTATCCAAGCCGCAATAGACTTGGCAAGCCGCAATGGGCAACAAGTAATCGAGCCATTGCACATTCTTGCCGGCATAATGGAGAAAGGAAAGGACGTAGTGAACTACCTCTTCCATAAGTCAGGCATTAATCTGCAAATAGTAGAAAGTGCAGTGCAAAGCGAGATTACCCACTTGCCCAAGGTGTCAGGAGGCGAACCTTATCTTTCTCCCGATGCCAACAAAGTAATACAGACAACGATGGACGAGTCGCAGAAAATGGGCGACGAGTTCGTGAGCATAGAGCCTTTGTTGCTTGCTCTGCTAAAAGTGAATTCTTCAGCAAGCCGTATTCTAAAAGATGCAGGCTGTACCGAAGAAATAATGAGGGCAGCAATTAAGGAACTAAGACAAGGTTCGAAAGTACAAAACCAAAGTGGCGACGAGAACTATCAGGCTTTATCAAAGTATGCACGCAACTTGGTTGAATACGCTCGGTCGGGAAAGCTCGACCCAGTAATAGGTCGCGACGAGGAAATACGCCGCGTATTGCAAATTCTTTCACGAAGAACGAAGAACAATCCTATACTTATCGGCGAACCGGGTACGGGTAAGACCGCCATTGTAGAAGGCTTGGCAGAACGTATAGTACGGGGCGACGTGCCAGAAAACCTGAAAGACAAGCAACTCTACTCGTTGGATATGGGTGCGTTGGTAGCAGGCGCGAAGTACAAAGGCGAGTTCGAGGAACGACTGAAAGGTGTCGTCAAAGAGGTAACCAACGCTGAAGGCAACATCATTCTCTTCATCGACGAAATCCACACGCTCGTCGGAGCAGGTGGCGGAGAGGGTGCAATGGACGCTGCCAACATTCTGAAGCCAGCCCTTGCACGAGGCGAACTGCGTGCCATCGGTGCGACAACGCTCAACGAATATCAGAAGTACTTCGAGAAAGACAAGGCACTCGAACGTCGTTTCCAAACAGTAATGGTAGACGAACCGAGCGAGATAGACGCCATTTCAATACTTCGTGGATTGAAAGAACGCTACGAGAACCACCATAAAGTGCGTATTCAGGACGATGCCTGCATTGCTGCCGTCAAACTATCCGAACGTTACATCTCTGACAGATTTCTGCCCGACAAGGCTATAGACCTGATGGACGAAGCCGCAGCAAAGCTTCGCATGGAGCGCGATTCGGTTCCTGAAGAGTTAGACGAGATTACGCGCCGGCTGAAACAGCTGGAAATAGAGCGCGAAGCCATCAAGCGCGAAAACGATACCGACAAGATTGCACAGTTGGACAAGGAGATCGCCGAACTGAAAGATCAGGAAACGAGTTTCAAGGCTAAGTGGGAAGGCGAGAAAAACTTGGTGAACAAAATACAGCAAGACAAGGAAGAGATTGAGCATTTGAAGTTCGAAGCCGACAGGGCAGAACGCGAAGGCAACTACGAACGTGTGGCTGAAATTCGTTATTCACGGTTGAAAGCGTTGGAAGACGATATAAAGAACATACAGAAACAGCTGCAAGCAACACAAGGCGGCGAAGCCATGATAAGAGAGGAGGTTACTGCCGAAGACATTGCAGAGGTGGTAAGCCGATGGACAGGAATTCCTGTTACAAGAATGTTGCAAAGCGAACGCGACAAGCTGCTACACCTCGAGGAAGAGCTGCACAAGCGTGTCATCGGACAAGACGAGGCTATCAGTGCCGTTGCCAATGCTGTCAGACGTTCTCGTGCAGGCTTGCAAGACCCCAAGAAACCTATCGCATCTTTCATCTTCCTCGGCACAACGGGTACTGGTAAAACCGAATTGGCAAAGGCATTGGCAGAATACTTGTTCAACGACGAGACGATGATGACGCGTATAGACATGAGCGAGTATCAGGAAAAGTTCAGCGTATCGCGCCTCATCGGAGCGCCTCCGGGGTACGTCGGTTACGACGAAGGTGGACAATTGACCGAGGCTGTTCGACGCAAGCCGTACTCTGTAGTTTTGTTCGATGAAATAGAAAAGGCACACCCCGACGTGTTCAACATTCTGCTGCAAGTGCTCGACGACGGTCGGCTGACCGATAATAAAGGACGTGTGGTAAACTTCAAGAACACCATCATCATCATGACGTCTAACCTTGGGTCGCAATATATCCAGCAGGAATTTGCCAAACTCACGGACAACAACCGACAGGAGATTATCGACAATGCACGCAACACCGTGATGGATATGCTGAAACAGACCATTCGTCCGGAGTTCCTGAACCGCATCGACGAAACGATAATGTTCCTCCCACTCACGCAAAGCGAGATAGCACAGATTGTAACCTTGCAGCTTAAGCGTGTGGAAGCAATGCTTGCACCACAAGGATTTACACTGAAATGGACCGACAGCGCAGTAGATTATCTTACCAAGGTAGGCTACGACCCAGAGTTTGGTGCCCGCCCTGTGAAGCGAGCTATACAACACTACGTGCTGAACGACCTCAGTAAAGCAATCCTTGCAGAAACCGTAAGTCGGGAAAAGCCTGTCATCATCGACGACTTCGGAGAAGGATTGGTATTCCACAATTAA
- a CDS encoding zinc-ribbon domain-containing protein, whose amino-acid sequence MKCKNCHTEVNENEQQCPNCGAPLHDDCNEPTISRGLVVFIVIGTVFLVGYGFFYYFNHMHDPKYTLTSIEPDSNLAEKNTVKIDTIALGTLDKDSLDKEEAKQAEKVLNSIRGKRNKNNSRNKEQKQDEEASPVTVPSNPDDGNTAPDVTPIAPTVAKPHVEKIEVK is encoded by the coding sequence ATGAAATGTAAGAACTGCCACACGGAAGTGAATGAAAACGAACAGCAATGTCCTAATTGCGGTGCACCTTTACACGACGACTGCAACGAACCTACCATTAGTCGTGGGTTGGTAGTATTCATCGTTATCGGCACCGTATTTCTTGTAGGTTATGGCTTTTTCTACTATTTCAACCACATGCACGACCCTAAATATACGCTTACTTCGATAGAGCCAGACTCTAATTTGGCTGAGAAAAATACAGTTAAGATCGATACGATTGCACTTGGTACGCTTGACAAGGATTCGTTAGATAAAGAGGAAGCGAAGCAAGCAGAGAAAGTGCTGAACAGCATTCGGGGGAAACGAAACAAGAATAACAGCAGGAACAAAGAACAAAAACAAGACGAAGAAGCGTCTCCTGTAACTGTGCCTTCCAACCCAGACGACGGCAACACTGCACCCGACGTTACACCTATTGCGCCTACTGTCGCGAAGCCACATGTAGAGAAAATAGAGGTGAAATAA
- the tsaA gene encoding tRNA (N6-threonylcarbamoyladenosine(37)-N6)-methyltransferase TrmO, with amino-acid sequence MKEIEPIAYFRSPFTTKFGIPRQSGLVSELRGRIVFEPKFSSEDALRGLEGFDYVWLIWGFSANEPVGGKKWNEDDSLMVRPPRLGGNERVGVFASRSPFRPNGLGLSSVRIVNIGKDGVIEVSGADLMDGTPIYDVKPYLPYADAHIEARGGYTDSSIWQSLDVELPDNIGDFFNQNEIKALSEVLAQDPRPHYQHDANRVYGMAFGNKDVRFRVENGRCIVLEVIV; translated from the coding sequence ATGAAAGAAATAGAACCGATAGCTTATTTTCGTTCTCCGTTTACCACAAAGTTTGGTATTCCGCGCCAAAGCGGATTGGTAAGCGAGTTGAGAGGACGCATTGTTTTTGAACCGAAATTCAGCAGTGAAGATGCCTTGCGTGGCTTGGAAGGTTTCGATTATGTTTGGTTGATATGGGGTTTCTCGGCGAACGAACCTGTTGGAGGTAAGAAGTGGAATGAGGACGACAGCCTTATGGTGCGTCCGCCACGTTTGGGAGGCAACGAAAGGGTAGGGGTGTTTGCTTCACGTTCGCCTTTCCGCCCGAACGGTTTGGGCTTGTCATCGGTGCGCATAGTAAATATTGGCAAAGATGGTGTCATAGAAGTTTCGGGAGCAGACCTTATGGACGGAACGCCTATCTACGATGTCAAGCCTTATTTGCCATACGCCGATGCACACATAGAAGCACGTGGTGGATATACCGATTCAAGCATTTGGCAATCTTTAGATGTAGAATTGCCCGATAACATAGGCGATTTCTTCAATCAGAACGAAATAAAGGCATTATCGGAAGTGCTTGCCCAAGACCCACGTCCACACTATCAGCACGATGCCAATCGTGTTTACGGCATGGCGTTTGGAAACAAAGATGTCCGCTTTCGGGTAGAAAACGGACGTTGTATAGTTCTGGAAGTGATAGTGTAA
- a CDS encoding OPT family oligopeptide transporter yields the protein MENKEKQNIELPENAFRELKEGEEYQPVMSPNKVYPEVSTWSVTWGLVMVVLFSAAAAYLGLKVGQVFEAAIPIAIIAIGMSSATKRKNALGENVIIQSIGACSGAVVAGGIFVMPAIYMLELQADFFQIFIAAALGGILGILFLIPFRKYFVKEQHGKYPFPEATATTQVLVSGEKGGSQAKPLLLAGLVGGLYDFSVATFGWWNETVTSRMIGFGESIADKAKLVFKVNTGAAILGLGYIIGLKYAFIICMGSLAVWWLIVPGMALLFPDTVLNQWDPSVVVTVGSMSAEEIFKNYARSIGIGGIAMSGVIGIVKSWGIIKSAVSLASREMKGKGASQEEAIRTQRDISFKIIAFGSITTLVITFLFFYFGVMQFNLMHAVVGIVLVALIAFLFTTVAANAIAIVGSNPVSGMTLMTLILASVVMVAVGLKGNSGMLAALLIGGVVCTALSMAGSFITDLKIGYWLGTTPKKQETWKFLGTIVSAATVAGVMIVLDKTYGFNSGQLAAPQANAMAAVIKPLMSGQGAPWILYGIGAVLALVLDRCKVPALAFSLGMFIPIQLNIPLIIGGAVNWYVTTRSKDEQINKLRGDKGTLIASGFIAGGALMGVVSALIKFFGIEFDHAEWWQNHLSELLALVAYIALILYFITATKVSGKDKAA from the coding sequence ATGGAAAATAAAGAAAAACAAAACATTGAACTTCCTGAAAACGCCTTCCGAGAACTGAAAGAGGGCGAGGAATATCAACCCGTGATGAGCCCGAACAAGGTTTATCCAGAAGTAAGTACGTGGTCTGTAACTTGGGGATTGGTAATGGTGGTGCTGTTTTCGGCAGCGGCTGCCTACTTAGGACTTAAAGTCGGACAGGTATTCGAGGCTGCCATACCGATTGCCATCATTGCCATTGGTATGTCGTCGGCTACCAAACGCAAGAATGCGCTGGGCGAAAACGTCATCATTCAGAGCATCGGAGCTTGCTCGGGCGCAGTTGTTGCAGGCGGTATCTTCGTTATGCCTGCCATTTATATGCTCGAATTGCAAGCCGACTTCTTCCAAATATTCATTGCAGCAGCGTTGGGCGGCATCTTGGGTATTCTTTTCTTAATCCCGTTCCGTAAGTATTTCGTTAAGGAACAGCACGGCAAATACCCCTTCCCTGAAGCTACGGCTACGACACAGGTGCTTGTGAGCGGCGAGAAAGGTGGCAGTCAGGCGAAGCCATTGTTGCTTGCGGGTCTTGTAGGTGGTCTTTACGACTTCAGCGTGGCTACGTTCGGCTGGTGGAACGAAACCGTTACAAGCCGTATGATTGGCTTTGGCGAATCCATAGCCGACAAGGCAAAACTCGTATTCAAGGTAAATACAGGTGCGGCTATCTTAGGTCTGGGTTACATCATCGGTCTGAAATATGCCTTCATTATCTGTATGGGCTCGCTCGCAGTGTGGTGGTTGATAGTTCCCGGAATGGCTCTCCTGTTCCCCGATACCGTGCTGAACCAATGGGACCCAAGCGTGGTTGTTACGGTGGGCAGTATGTCGGCAGAAGAGATTTTCAAGAACTACGCTCGTTCTATCGGTATCGGCGGTATTGCAATGTCGGGCGTTATCGGTATCGTAAAGTCGTGGGGCATCATCAAAAGTGCTGTCAGCTTGGCTTCAAGAGAAATGAAAGGCAAAGGCGCAAGCCAAGAAGAAGCGATAAGAACACAACGCGACATTTCGTTTAAGATAATTGCTTTCGGCAGTATTACAACTTTGGTGATAACCTTCTTGTTCTTCTACTTTGGCGTAATGCAGTTCAACTTGATGCACGCCGTTGTGGGTATCGTGCTCGTGGCACTGATTGCCTTCCTCTTCACGACGGTTGCAGCAAATGCCATTGCCATTGTCGGTTCCAACCCAGTGTCGGGTATGACACTGATGACGCTTATCTTGGCTTCCGTAGTTATGGTAGCTGTCGGACTGAAAGGCAATTCGGGTATGTTGGCAGCTTTGCTGATCGGTGGTGTAGTATGTACCGCCTTGTCGATGGCAGGTTCGTTTATCACCGACCTGAAGATTGGTTACTGGCTCGGTACCACACCTAAGAAGCAGGAAACGTGGAAGTTCCTCGGCACTATTGTATCGGCAGCAACCGTTGCAGGTGTAATGATAGTATTGGACAAGACCTACGGTTTCAATTCAGGACAGTTGGCTGCACCGCAGGCAAACGCTATGGCAGCCGTTATAAAACCATTGATGAGCGGACAGGGTGCGCCTTGGATTCTTTACGGTATAGGTGCTGTCCTTGCATTGGTGTTAGACCGTTGCAAAGTGCCTGCACTGGCTTTCTCGCTCGGTATGTTCATTCCTATTCAGCTAAACATTCCTTTAATCATAGGTGGTGCGGTGAACTGGTATGTTACAACACGTTCCAAGGACGAGCAAATTAACAAGCTACGTGGCGACAAGGGCACGCTCATAGCATCGGGCTTCATTGCGGGCGGTGCACTGATGGGTGTTGTTTCTGCGCTGATTAAGTTCTTCGGCATCGAGTTCGACCACGCCGAATGGTGGCAAAACCACCTTTCTGAACTTCTCGCACTCGTTGCTTACATTGCTCTGATACTCTACTTTATCACGGCAACAAAGGTTTCTGGTAAAGACAAAGCAGCGTAA
- a CDS encoding MATE family efflux transporter produces MHKGKDNYTFLTAEPIHKVVITMAVPTIISMLVTSLYNIADTYFVGQINTQTTAAVGIVFSVMFFIQSFGFFFGHGSGNYISRELGAKRHDNAVRMASNGFFFSFAFGIVIMIVGLLNLKPLSVLLGSTPTILPYTEKYLGVVLLGAPFLTSSLTLNNQMRLQGNATYAMYGIVVGAVLNVALDPLLIFTFDMGITGAAIATVTGQAVSFIILFYMARQGENIGIYLKNFAPSWNALKEIFLGGSPSLSRQGLACLATMSLNIAAAHYGDEAIAAMSIVTRISMLVLATVIGLGQGFQPLCGFCYGAKLYDRLREGYMFTVKTGTLFLLACTIIGWIFSGSLIELFRNDAKVISIGVVALRWQLCTYPFGAVIVASNMLAQTCRKPWRANFLAAARQGLFFIPLIFILPQFFGLLGVEMCQAVSDTFSLLATIPIMIYTFREFKKEQIEFNQQKNK; encoded by the coding sequence ATGCATAAAGGTAAAGATAACTATACGTTCCTGACAGCGGAACCAATTCATAAGGTTGTGATAACAATGGCGGTTCCTACCATAATTTCGATGTTGGTAACCAGCTTGTACAACATTGCCGACACTTACTTTGTGGGACAGATAAACACGCAGACCACGGCAGCCGTGGGCATTGTGTTTTCGGTGATGTTCTTCATACAGTCGTTCGGTTTCTTCTTCGGACACGGTTCGGGAAACTACATTTCACGCGAATTGGGTGCAAAACGCCACGATAATGCCGTACGTATGGCATCGAATGGCTTCTTCTTTTCGTTCGCATTTGGTATAGTAATTATGATTGTGGGGCTGCTTAATCTTAAGCCTCTATCGGTTTTATTGGGAAGCACACCAACCATTCTGCCCTATACCGAGAAATATTTAGGTGTTGTGTTGCTTGGTGCTCCATTCTTAACATCATCGCTCACGCTGAACAACCAGATGCGTTTGCAAGGCAATGCCACTTATGCAATGTATGGCATTGTGGTGGGTGCGGTATTGAATGTTGCGCTCGACCCACTTCTTATTTTCACCTTCGATATGGGAATAACGGGTGCAGCCATTGCAACCGTGACTGGACAGGCAGTTTCTTTTATCATTCTTTTCTATATGGCTCGGCAGGGAGAGAACATCGGAATATATCTTAAGAACTTCGCTCCGTCGTGGAATGCACTTAAAGAAATCTTCTTGGGAGGTAGTCCATCGCTGTCGCGTCAGGGATTGGCGTGCTTGGCAACAATGTCGTTAAACATTGCAGCAGCCCATTACGGCGACGAAGCTATTGCTGCAATGAGCATAGTTACACGTATATCTATGCTTGTGCTTGCAACAGTTATTGGGTTGGGGCAAGGGTTTCAACCATTATGTGGTTTCTGCTACGGTGCAAAACTTTACGACAGATTGAGAGAAGGCTATATGTTTACCGTGAAAACGGGCACGCTCTTCTTGCTCGCTTGCACCATTATAGGCTGGATTTTCAGTGGGTCGCTCATCGAATTGTTCCGCAACGATGCCAAAGTTATAAGCATAGGCGTTGTTGCTCTGCGCTGGCAATTGTGCACTTATCCCTTTGGTGCCGTGATAGTGGCAAGCAATATGCTTGCTCAAACTTGCAGGAAGCCGTGGCGAGCTAACTTCCTGGCAGCAGCACGGCAGGGACTTTTCTTCATTCCTTTAATATTTATACTTCCGCAATTCTTCGGACTTTTAGGCGTGGAGATGTGTCAGGCAGTGAGCGATACCTTCTCGTTGTTGGCAACAATCCCGATAATGATTTATACTTTCAGAGAATTTAAGAAAGAACAAATAGAGTTTAATCAACAAAAAAACAAATAG
- a CDS encoding heavy-metal-associated domain-containing protein, with translation MENRLFTVNGMRCEHCKASVENAIKEIAGVETAEVDLANKTVKVSYDSNLVSPDKIKAAVDAIGRFELIL, from the coding sequence ATGGAAAATAGATTATTCACAGTAAATGGTATGCGTTGCGAACATTGCAAGGCAAGTGTAGAAAACGCAATAAAAGAAATAGCAGGTGTAGAAACTGCAGAAGTAGACTTAGCAAACAAAACAGTAAAAGTTTCGTACGACAGCAATTTGGTAAGTCCCGACAAAATAAAAGCGGCAGTAGATGCAATAGGTCGCTTTGAACTGATTTTATAA
- a CDS encoding heavy metal translocating P-type ATPase, whose protein sequence is MKKTIPVIGMACSACSANIEKKLNSLNGITSASVSLPSRSALVDFNPDEVSLTDMKAAINAIGYDLVIEEGRSAVEIEKRAYTLLKRKAILSWIFAIGVMAISMHWINLGNNNTSNQVALLVALGNMLYCGKQFYVSAWKQLKNGLANMDTLVALSTLIAFLFSVFNTFWGEAVWSSRGIVWHTYYDASVMIITFVLTGKLLEEKAKDGTASSIREMMGMTPKTAHIVDGDKVEEVPISTIEVGDLLEVRTGEKVPVDGEVVWAESFMTPDAAYIDESMITGEPNPAKKEKGDRVLAGTIPNQGKLRMRARQIGKDTMLAQIIRMVQEAQGSKAPVQRIVDKAALVFVPVVSTIALVTFLAWWIIGGNTYLPQAILSAIAVLVIACPCAMGLATPTALMVGIGKAAEEQILIKDASALENLRKINALVTDKTGTLTIPNKNIDFTKSDNLALEERETLKPNAREAMETLQKNGVEVYMMSGDKEEAAKYWAEKAGIKHYQSKVLPQDKESLVRRLQAEGKHVAMVGDGINDTQALALADVSIAIGKGTDVAMDVAQITLMGDDLRTLPEALQLSRRTVRMIWENLFWAFIYNIVCIPLAAGVLYLFGIDWQITPSWASALMAFSSVSVVLNSLRLKLMK, encoded by the coding sequence ATGAAAAAGACCATTCCAGTAATTGGTATGGCATGTTCGGCATGTTCTGCCAATATAGAAAAGAAACTAAACAGCTTAAACGGAATAACATCAGCTTCAGTGTCGTTACCATCGCGTTCAGCATTAGTAGACTTCAATCCAGACGAAGTTTCGCTGACAGACATGAAAGCAGCTATCAACGCAATTGGTTACGACCTTGTTATTGAAGAAGGAAGATCGGCAGTTGAAATAGAAAAACGAGCTTACACACTTTTAAAGCGTAAAGCTATTCTGTCGTGGATATTTGCCATTGGCGTTATGGCAATATCAATGCATTGGATTAATCTTGGAAATAACAATACCAGCAATCAGGTGGCTTTGCTTGTTGCGCTGGGCAATATGTTGTATTGTGGCAAACAGTTCTATGTTTCGGCATGGAAACAGCTAAAAAATGGTTTGGCAAATATGGATACGCTTGTTGCCTTGTCTACTTTAATAGCTTTCTTGTTCAGCGTTTTCAATACATTCTGGGGAGAAGCCGTGTGGAGCAGTAGAGGAATTGTGTGGCATACTTATTACGATGCATCGGTTATGATTATCACCTTTGTGCTTACAGGTAAACTTTTGGAAGAAAAAGCCAAAGACGGAACAGCATCGTCTATTAGAGAGATGATGGGAATGACACCTAAGACAGCACATATTGTAGATGGCGACAAGGTAGAAGAAGTGCCAATATCTACAATTGAAGTAGGCGATTTGCTGGAAGTCCGTACCGGAGAGAAAGTTCCTGTAGACGGAGAAGTGGTTTGGGCAGAAAGCTTTATGACACCAGATGCAGCTTACATTGACGAAAGTATGATTACGGGCGAGCCTAATCCTGCAAAGAAGGAGAAAGGCGATAGAGTTTTGGCAGGCACTATTCCAAATCAAGGAAAATTAAGAATGCGTGCTCGCCAAATTGGGAAAGACACCATGTTAGCACAAATTATACGTATGGTTCAAGAAGCACAAGGTTCTAAAGCTCCTGTTCAACGCATCGTAGATAAAGCAGCATTGGTGTTCGTTCCTGTTGTATCGACAATAGCTCTCGTTACTTTCTTAGCTTGGTGGATTATTGGAGGTAATACTTATTTGCCACAAGCCATCTTATCGGCAATTGCAGTGTTGGTAATTGCTTGTCCATGTGCAATGGGATTGGCTACACCAACAGCACTAATGGTAGGTATAGGCAAGGCTGCCGAAGAACAAATACTGATAAAAGATGCTTCGGCATTAGAAAACTTGCGCAAGATTAATGCGCTCGTAACCGATAAAACGGGTACACTAACTATACCAAACAAAAATATAGACTTTACAAAATCGGATAATTTGGCTTTAGAAGAACGCGAAACTCTAAAACCAAATGCACGCGAAGCAATGGAGACATTGCAAAAAAACGGTGTGGAAGTCTATATGATGAGTGGAGACAAGGAAGAAGCCGCTAAGTATTGGGCAGAAAAGGCTGGAATAAAACATTATCAAAGCAAAGTTCTGCCACAAGACAAAGAGAGCTTAGTTAGACGTTTACAAGCAGAAGGAAAACATGTTGCAATGGTTGGCGATGGTATAAACGATACGCAAGCATTGGCTTTGGCAGATGTTAGCATTGCTATAGGAAAAGGAACAGATGTTGCAATGGACGTTGCGCAGATTACACTTATGGGCGACGATCTTCGTACCTTACCAGAGGCATTACAATTAAGTCGTCGCACTGTACGTATGATTTGGGAAAATCTGTTTTGGGCGTTTATATATAACATTGTTTGTATTCCGCTCGCAGCTGGCGTATTATACTTATTTGGCATAGACTGGCAAATAACTCCATCTTGGGCAAGTGCTTTAATGGCTTTCTCAAGTGTCAGCGTTGTTCTGAACAGTCTACGTCTGAAGTTGATGAAATAA